The Pirellulales bacterium genome includes a region encoding these proteins:
- a CDS encoding AAA family ATPase, which yields MRITDLKIDGFGVWRGLQLDDLSDRISVLYGPNEAGKTTLLQFIRGMLYGFGDERRRRYLGQQNGAPAGGSLHLSDPTGDVRLRRLAQPDEAGVYTERLDLRADDGRRLADGAVGTLLGKIDERTFNNVFAVGLREMQELGTLSDTDAARHLYRITAGLDRISLFDVMRELANSRNRILATDERPSQVVHLLGERERLRREIDELGTLSADYERNLRERDGLAREIDRLETETRSLEREVRRIETAVKVEGRWRERATLDARLAALEPLPKLPERALERLAALDAAIAARRQRQNELRAEVLRKDEAIADLPLQESVWKQGARIQALGDQIEWAETLETQIAALTTEVEQLSAEVNGHHEHLGLADGDDPDSNSWSDRTLLTLRPLARSLAETKRRLKTAEAAVAKLKSAGTNSDVELRNALRGRTEADLTAAHAKAGSLVSLLRRRVQLDERIGQLHEQHRAASARHRRLLERQMMPGWVLTGLGCVFAFGVALILSGLFMPTTITGPLGWWLATLGLGGSIVAGITKLSLERSVRHQLESCDQLHHSLELQVKQAKEERDTLDGQLPQGSGPLITRLQESERELAAIEDLLPLEARRRASTSELKTAEEQVEKCREAHRAARRRWQNGLATAGLPHDFSPRRLRELGNRRELIVDVRQRLTLRRQELDMQRRSLARMGERISLLTAEAGLPPTSGKAVELIRRLQNEYARQERLMAERDQLTELVTQLRAELAHTSRAGKRLTKKRLAFLRSIDARDADELRHWVDLVEQAARLREARAAVEREITTALGDEHREETWRALLDGKSLPELERLWDELAADVGRRETQLKSLYERRGELTAQIAALAADRRPAEKRLQYSIVGRRLKDALRRWKVLATTHHLLEGVRRIYETERQPETLREASVYMSELTRGRYKRIWTPLGEHVLHVDTADGRSLPVEALSRGTREQLFLSLRLALCSAYARRGVHLPLVLDDILVNFDADRAKAAAAVLRDFALAGHQLLIFTCHEHIAKLFRALKVDVRRLPDHADIDMIARPIEEPAPEPVAAPAPAAIPAPAPVPAPVPKRRPVAALRKPARPEPEIVVEPAPLPVATPAFFEEDVDAYDWEPVAPPAPVVESPAPYAMEPIVEAPKVVEPAPLVVEVEAVAAPMPEPVEYVEVRGRTLWSGEGAEDFAGEFAERIVDRFTRYGWGGAEIDDASSDAASEPAVRSRSKVATVKDLDDLLDLDEEAEAA from the coding sequence GTGAGAATCACCGACCTGAAGATCGACGGCTTTGGCGTCTGGCGCGGACTGCAGCTCGACGATTTGTCGGACCGCATCAGCGTGCTGTACGGCCCGAACGAAGCGGGCAAGACGACGCTGCTGCAGTTCATTCGTGGCATGCTCTACGGCTTCGGCGACGAACGTCGGCGCCGCTATCTCGGCCAGCAGAACGGCGCTCCGGCCGGTGGTTCGCTACACCTGTCCGATCCGACCGGCGACGTGCGGCTGCGCCGGCTGGCCCAGCCCGACGAAGCAGGCGTGTACACCGAGCGACTCGATCTTCGTGCCGACGATGGCCGTCGCCTGGCCGACGGCGCGGTCGGCACCCTGCTCGGCAAGATCGACGAACGCACGTTCAACAACGTGTTCGCCGTGGGCCTGCGCGAGATGCAGGAACTCGGCACGCTCAGCGATACCGACGCCGCACGGCATCTCTACCGCATTACGGCCGGGTTGGATCGCATCTCGCTGTTCGACGTGATGCGCGAGTTGGCCAATTCACGCAACCGTATCCTGGCCACCGACGAACGGCCGTCGCAGGTCGTGCATCTGCTCGGCGAGCGCGAGCGCCTGCGTCGCGAGATCGACGAGCTGGGAACGCTCTCGGCCGACTACGAGCGAAATCTCCGCGAGCGCGACGGTCTGGCACGCGAGATCGATCGGCTCGAAACAGAAACGCGTTCGCTCGAGCGCGAGGTCCGTCGCATCGAAACGGCGGTCAAGGTCGAAGGCCGCTGGCGCGAACGCGCCACGCTCGACGCCCGTCTCGCGGCGCTCGAGCCCTTACCGAAACTTCCCGAGCGAGCCCTCGAACGTCTCGCCGCGCTCGACGCGGCCATCGCGGCCCGGCGGCAGCGTCAGAACGAGTTGCGGGCCGAAGTCCTGCGCAAGGACGAAGCCATTGCCGACTTGCCGCTGCAGGAAAGCGTCTGGAAGCAAGGCGCCCGCATCCAGGCGCTCGGCGATCAGATCGAATGGGCCGAGACGCTCGAAACGCAAATCGCGGCGCTGACGACCGAAGTGGAGCAACTCTCTGCCGAGGTGAACGGCCATCACGAGCATCTGGGCCTGGCCGACGGCGACGACCCCGATTCGAACTCCTGGTCCGACCGCACCCTGCTGACGTTGCGACCGCTGGCACGTTCGCTGGCCGAGACGAAACGTCGCCTCAAGACCGCCGAAGCGGCCGTCGCCAAGCTGAAATCGGCCGGCACGAATAGTGACGTTGAACTCAGGAACGCCCTGCGCGGACGTACCGAGGCGGACCTGACCGCGGCGCACGCCAAGGCGGGCTCGCTCGTATCGCTCCTGCGGCGGCGCGTGCAACTCGACGAACGCATCGGCCAATTGCACGAACAGCATCGGGCCGCCTCGGCACGACATCGCCGCCTGCTCGAACGCCAGATGATGCCCGGCTGGGTCTTGACGGGCCTGGGCTGCGTCTTCGCCTTTGGCGTCGCGCTGATTCTGTCAGGACTGTTCATGCCCACCACCATCACCGGTCCGCTCGGCTGGTGGCTGGCCACGCTCGGCCTGGGGGGTTCGATCGTGGCGGGCATCACCAAGCTGTCGCTGGAGCGCTCCGTGCGGCATCAGCTCGAATCGTGCGATCAACTGCACCACTCGCTCGAGCTGCAAGTCAAGCAGGCCAAGGAAGAACGGGACACGCTCGATGGCCAGCTTCCACAGGGTAGTGGCCCGCTCATCACGCGGTTGCAAGAGTCCGAGCGAGAACTGGCGGCGATCGAGGATCTGCTGCCGCTCGAAGCCCGCCGTCGTGCCTCGACGAGCGAATTGAAGACCGCCGAAGAGCAAGTCGAAAAATGCCGCGAGGCGCATCGCGCCGCGCGCCGCCGCTGGCAGAACGGGCTGGCGACGGCCGGCTTGCCGCACGATTTTTCGCCCCGCCGCTTGCGCGAGCTGGGCAATCGCCGCGAGCTGATCGTCGACGTGCGCCAGCGTCTCACGTTGCGTCGCCAGGAACTCGACATGCAGCGCCGCAGCCTGGCACGCATGGGCGAACGCATTTCGCTGCTGACCGCCGAGGCCGGGCTGCCCCCGACGTCCGGCAAGGCCGTCGAGTTGATTCGCCGCCTGCAGAACGAATACGCCAGGCAGGAACGCCTGATGGCCGAACGCGATCAACTGACGGAATTGGTCACGCAGTTGCGGGCAGAGTTGGCCCACACGTCGCGCGCGGGCAAGCGGCTGACAAAGAAGCGGCTCGCCTTCCTGCGCTCGATCGATGCCCGCGATGCCGACGAGTTGCGACACTGGGTCGATCTCGTCGAGCAGGCGGCCAGGCTGCGCGAAGCTCGGGCCGCCGTCGAACGCGAGATCACGACCGCCCTGGGGGACGAGCATCGCGAAGAGACGTGGCGCGCCCTGCTCGACGGCAAGTCGCTCCCCGAACTCGAGCGGCTGTGGGACGAGCTGGCCGCCGACGTCGGACGCCGCGAGACGCAACTCAAGTCGCTGTACGAGCGCCGCGGCGAATTGACGGCCCAGATCGCGGCGCTCGCCGCGGATCGTCGCCCCGCCGAGAAGCGTCTGCAATACTCGATCGTGGGCCGCCGGCTGAAAGACGCCCTGCGCCGCTGGAAAGTGCTCGCTACGACGCATCACCTGCTCGAAGGGGTGCGACGCATCTACGAGACCGAACGCCAGCCCGAAACGCTGCGCGAGGCATCCGTCTACATGAGCGAGCTGACGCGCGGCCGCTACAAGCGCATTTGGACGCCGCTGGGCGAGCACGTGCTGCACGTCGACACCGCCGATGGCCGCTCGCTGCCCGTCGAAGCCCTGAGCCGTGGCACGCGTGAACAATTGTTCCTCAGCTTGCGGCTGGCGCTGTGCAGTGCCTACGCGCGTCGCGGCGTCCACCTGCCGCTGGTGCTCGACGATATCCTCGTCAACTTCGACGCCGATCGTGCCAAGGCGGCCGCCGCCGTGTTGCGCGATTTTGCCCTCGCCGGCCATCAGTTGCTGATCTTCACGTGCCACGAGCACATCGCGAAGCTGTTCCGCGCGCTGAAGGTCGACGTCCGACGCCTGCCCGATCATGCCGATATCGACATGATCGCGCGACCGATCGAAGAACCGGCGCCCGAGCCGGTAGCAGCCCCCGCGCCGGCGGCAATTCCCGCTCCTGCTCCCGTCCCCGCACCGGTTCCGAAGCGGCGTCCCGTTGCCGCCTTGCGCAAGCCGGCGCGTCCAGAGCCGGAGATCGTCGTCGAACCGGCTCCGCTGCCAGTCGCCACGCCGGCCTTCTTCGAAGAGGACGTCGACGCCTACGATTGGGAACCGGTAGCCCCCCCAGCACCCGTCGTCGAGTCCCCCGCTCCCTACGCGATGGAACCGATCGTCGAAGCGCCGAAGGTGGTCGAGCCCGCGCCACTCGTGGTCGAAGTGGAAGCAGTCGCCGCGCCGATGCCCGAGCCGGTCGAGTACGTCGAGGTGCGGGGTCGCACCCTCTGGTCGGGCGAAGGGGCCGAGGACTTTGCTGGCGAGTTCGCCGAACGGATCGTCGACCGCTTTACCCGCTATGGCTGGGGCGGCGCCGAGATCGACGATGCCTCGAGCGACGCCGCCAGCGAGCCCGCGGTCCGTTCCCGTAGCAAGGTGGCCACCGTGAAAGACCTGGACGATCTTCTCGATCTCGACGAAGAGGCCGAGGCGGCATGA
- a CDS encoding protein kinase produces the protein MAADDAPTPGSDEPSIHDRATLLSGESPPQPKSLPPKADRSSAATPGDSGAAVKAAELPKLALSFERFAECLSQCGLVSAHELASVCERLPGESAADVDTVAWQLVQSNKLTVYQLRRVAQGKSAGLVLGNYVVLDELGAGGMGVVYLARHRRMKRLVALKVLPANLVSSSSAITRFHREVEAVAKLSHPNIVSAYDADEAGDLHFLVMEYVDGIDLDAYVERCGVLPIPLALDFLAQAARGLAHAHERGIVHRDIKPANLLLDQTGTIKILDMGLARIEQGDPESDHQNLTQSGRVMGTVDFMAPEQALDAKRADHRADIYSLGCTLHYLLSGLTLSPEGSLAMKLLWHQNSAVPSLRVDVPQASKRLDALFLRMLAKKPEDRPQSVDAVLAELLACQAEVGPVTPAERVERLGQLRRTPETVVGGRFGQTPVPSAETLGPTRVGDPTPLGASQAAVASRPMPSPARKKPWVTLGAAAAILIAGGLGWGAYQLGIASGEAPEEEALAAVPAPIPQPTTSEVAMVPTPGPSVPTAPPPMPEAPERRALLRWVSEQRGRTTILAGDPASRVEIASVELMPTGSFSIVGIDLSGLPIGGDDLVRLDPDAVRNLETLSLAGTSLGDADLAQLPPLPTLVRLDLSATRVTDAGLPTLTRLTNLRELNLSRTAVSDAGMEPLRSLDRLTHLYLADTRVGDRLPEVLANTRGLSHLGLAGTSITAGGVHRLQAEHAGLEVEWDAPDPDREVARHVLAAGGVLTIQPRRPGAEPIDVTKTANLPADEFRITQIDLAGSRDVDDVLIARLALLPGLTLLRLESPRITPAALESLAAASHLTALDLGAVELPEEAVAALRARLPNCDIRWQAVDQRRLAQWALEQGGAVSLVTADGDRLDDLKQRHELPLGRFRLRAIDLSHRAQITDDDLRQVAGLTDVESLLLAGTGVTDAGLASIAAAKSLRELDLSQTAVSDRGVAALAALPALEQLFLTDTTIGDDAVRSLRRLEYLSHLGLAGTKVTQASLADLAHMPALRWLSLARVPLDDRVLAELSQGKSWTELSIEGTSLTDAGIEELRGALPECKVAADPLDPQRLAARWVVEQGGAVKLADDVLVDRLSALPRDACTVVSVDLKEADRLRGDVLAELAPCVALVEIDLSGTRTGDRELASIGNFPQLRALRLRGTRVTDAGLTHLAPLKQLETLDLGETPLDGRGLGVLAEHPKLWALSLRECRLADRHLAAIARIPALVYLDLGYNIDLTDAAIKELEQLEQLESLSLARTGVTDAGLTTVADLEQLRSLDLSSTAISDAGLAQLAPLKQLAKLRIGGTGITEASISTLAGWTGLRELDITRNKLEPEDLQRLHEALPNCRVTP, from the coding sequence ATGGCAGCCGACGATGCCCCGACGCCGGGCAGTGACGAGCCGTCGATCCACGATCGTGCGACCCTGCTGTCGGGCGAATCGCCTCCGCAGCCGAAATCGTTGCCACCAAAAGCGGATCGCTCTTCCGCCGCGACGCCGGGCGATAGCGGCGCCGCGGTCAAGGCCGCCGAGTTGCCCAAGCTGGCTCTCAGCTTCGAACGCTTTGCCGAATGTCTTTCGCAGTGCGGTCTCGTCTCGGCCCACGAGTTGGCCTCGGTCTGCGAACGACTCCCCGGCGAGTCGGCGGCCGATGTCGATACGGTCGCCTGGCAGTTGGTGCAGTCGAATAAGCTGACGGTGTACCAGCTTCGTCGAGTCGCCCAAGGCAAATCGGCCGGGCTGGTGCTGGGCAATTACGTCGTTCTCGACGAGTTGGGCGCCGGCGGCATGGGGGTCGTCTATCTGGCGCGCCATCGCCGGATGAAGCGGCTCGTGGCGCTCAAGGTACTGCCGGCCAATCTCGTCTCGTCGTCATCGGCCATCACGCGGTTTCACCGCGAAGTCGAGGCCGTGGCCAAGCTTTCGCACCCGAACATCGTTTCGGCCTACGATGCCGACGAGGCGGGCGATCTGCACTTTCTGGTCATGGAGTACGTCGACGGCATCGATCTCGACGCCTACGTCGAACGCTGCGGCGTGCTACCCATTCCGCTGGCGCTCGACTTTCTCGCCCAGGCCGCGCGCGGTTTGGCACACGCGCACGAGCGCGGCATCGTGCATCGCGACATCAAGCCGGCGAATCTGCTGCTCGACCAGACCGGCACAATCAAGATTCTCGACATGGGGCTCGCGCGGATCGAGCAGGGGGACCCCGAGAGCGATCATCAGAACCTCACGCAGTCGGGACGCGTGATGGGCACCGTCGATTTCATGGCGCCCGAGCAGGCGCTCGACGCCAAGCGGGCCGATCACCGGGCAGACATTTATAGCCTGGGCTGCACGCTGCACTACCTGCTGAGCGGGCTGACGCTTTCGCCCGAAGGTTCGCTGGCGATGAAGCTGCTCTGGCATCAGAACTCTGCGGTGCCATCGTTGCGCGTGGACGTGCCACAAGCGAGCAAACGGCTCGACGCCCTGTTTCTGCGCATGCTGGCCAAGAAGCCGGAAGATCGACCGCAGTCGGTCGATGCCGTGCTCGCCGAGTTGTTGGCCTGCCAGGCCGAAGTCGGCCCCGTGACGCCCGCCGAGCGCGTCGAGCGTTTGGGGCAACTTCGCCGTACCCCAGAAACCGTCGTGGGGGGGCGCTTCGGTCAAACCCCGGTTCCCTCGGCCGAAACGCTCGGCCCGACGCGGGTCGGTGACCCCACGCCCCTAGGGGCATCGCAGGCCGCTGTGGCTTCGCGGCCGATGCCTTCGCCCGCGCGCAAGAAGCCGTGGGTGACGCTTGGGGCGGCAGCGGCCATTCTGATAGCCGGCGGATTGGGATGGGGCGCGTATCAACTGGGCATCGCCTCGGGCGAAGCGCCGGAAGAAGAAGCGTTGGCCGCCGTGCCGGCGCCGATTCCGCAACCCACGACGAGCGAGGTCGCCATGGTGCCAACACCAGGGCCAAGCGTACCGACTGCTCCCCCACCGATGCCCGAGGCGCCCGAGCGCCGCGCCTTGCTGCGCTGGGTGAGCGAGCAGCGTGGACGGACGACCATCCTGGCGGGCGATCCCGCTTCTCGCGTCGAGATCGCTTCCGTCGAGTTGATGCCGACCGGCAGTTTCTCGATCGTCGGAATCGACCTGAGCGGTTTGCCGATCGGGGGCGATGACCTTGTGCGACTCGATCCCGATGCGGTGCGAAATCTCGAAACGCTCTCGCTGGCGGGCACATCGCTTGGCGATGCCGACCTCGCCCAGTTACCTCCGCTGCCAACGCTCGTGAGGCTCGACTTGTCGGCGACGCGCGTCACGGATGCGGGGCTGCCGACCCTGACGCGGCTGACGAATCTGCGCGAGTTGAACCTGAGTCGTACGGCGGTGAGCGACGCGGGGATGGAACCTCTACGCTCGCTCGACCGTTTGACGCACCTCTATCTGGCCGACACAAGAGTTGGCGATCGACTGCCCGAGGTGTTGGCGAACACGCGCGGGTTGAGCCATCTCGGCCTGGCGGGAACCAGCATTACCGCGGGCGGAGTGCATCGACTTCAAGCGGAACACGCGGGGCTCGAAGTCGAGTGGGATGCCCCCGATCCCGATCGCGAAGTGGCGCGACACGTCCTGGCGGCTGGCGGCGTGCTCACGATTCAGCCTCGACGTCCCGGGGCCGAGCCGATCGACGTGACAAAGACGGCAAACCTGCCGGCCGATGAGTTCCGCATCACGCAGATCGACCTGGCCGGGAGCCGCGACGTCGACGATGTACTTATCGCTCGGTTGGCCCTGCTGCCTGGGCTGACGCTGTTGCGGCTCGAGAGCCCCCGCATTACGCCGGCGGCGCTCGAGTCGCTCGCCGCGGCCTCCCACTTGACGGCGCTCGACCTGGGGGCCGTCGAATTGCCGGAAGAGGCCGTCGCTGCCCTGCGTGCCAGGCTGCCGAATTGCGACATCCGCTGGCAGGCCGTCGATCAGCGTCGTCTGGCGCAGTGGGCCTTGGAGCAGGGGGGAGCGGTTTCGCTCGTCACCGCCGACGGCGACCGCCTCGACGACCTCAAACAGCGCCACGAGCTGCCCCTGGGGCGCTTTCGCTTGCGGGCCATCGATCTTTCGCACCGCGCGCAAATCACCGACGACGACCTGCGCCAGGTGGCCGGACTGACCGACGTGGAGAGCCTGCTTCTGGCGGGCACCGGCGTGACCGATGCCGGGCTGGCGTCGATTGCCGCGGCCAAATCGCTGCGCGAGCTCGATCTCTCGCAAACCGCTGTCTCCGACCGGGGGGTCGCGGCGCTCGCCGCCTTGCCGGCGCTCGAACAGCTCTTTTTGACCGATACCACCATCGGGGATGACGCCGTGCGCTCGCTGCGCCGGCTGGAATATCTCTCGCATCTGGGCCTGGCGGGCACGAAGGTAACGCAGGCCTCGCTTGCCGATCTTGCGCACATGCCAGCGCTGCGATGGCTATCGCTCGCTCGCGTGCCGCTCGACGATCGAGTACTGGCGGAGCTGTCGCAAGGCAAATCGTGGACCGAGTTGTCGATCGAGGGAACCTCTTTGACCGATGCCGGGATCGAAGAGCTGCGGGGGGCGCTTCCAGAATGCAAGGTGGCTGCCGATCCGCTCGATCCGCAGCGGTTGGCCGCGCGTTGGGTGGTCGAGCAAGGGGGAGCCGTAAAGCTGGCCGACGATGTGCTCGTCGACCGCCTGTCGGCCTTGCCGCGCGACGCCTGCACGGTCGTGTCGGTCGACTTGAAAGAGGCCGACCGCCTGCGCGGCGACGTGCTCGCCGAGCTCGCACCATGCGTGGCACTCGTGGAGATCGATCTTTCGGGGACTCGCACGGGGGATCGAGAATTGGCCTCGATCGGCAACTTTCCTCAACTGCGCGCGTTGCGTTTGCGGGGGACGCGCGTGACCGATGCAGGGCTGACTCACCTCGCGCCGCTCAAGCAACTCGAAACGCTCGACCTGGGCGAAACCCCCCTCGACGGCCGTGGACTAGGCGTGCTGGCCGAGCATCCGAAATTGTGGGCGCTGTCGCTTCGCGAATGCCGGCTCGCCGATCGTCACCTGGCGGCCATTGCCCGAATACCGGCGCTGGTCTATCTCGATCTGGGTTACAACATCGATCTAACGGATGCCGCGATAAAGGAGCTCGAGCAGCTCGAGCAGCTCGAATCGCTCTCGCTTGCCCGGACGGGGGTGACCGACGCGGGGCTGACTACCGTGGCCGACTTGGAGCAGCTTCGCTCGCTCGATCTGTCGAGCACGGCCATTTCCGATGCAGGTCTGGCGCAACTCGCCCCGCTCAAGCAGTTGGCCAAGCTGCGCATCGGCGGCACGGGCATCACCGAGGCCTCGATCTCGACCCTGGCCGGCTGGACCGGACTTCGCGAGCTCGACATCACGCGCAACAAGCTCGAGCCCGAGGACCTCCAGCGACTGCACGAGGCGCTGCCCAACTGTCGAGTGACCCCCTGA
- a CDS encoding Gfo/Idh/MocA family oxidoreductase gives MTKRTRRRFLEESMLAATAALAVGPGSQVLAADKEETASSSPNERLACAVIGVRGRGGSHVSALEGRDGRPTEITYICDADEDVGKKVCQKIGKVQGREPKFVRDMREVFDDKSVDIVSTATPNHWHALCSIWAMQAGKDVYVEKPVSHNVSEGRRMVEAARKYDRICQTGTQCRSNKGGHALIDYIKSEELGPLKVARGLCYKRRRAIGGPGEFTPPPSVDYNLWCGPAPMNPLTRPSLHYDWHWMWDYGNGDLGNQGIHQMDIARWGLGADELCQGVLSYGGRFGYTDAGETANTQVIIHDYGDKQLVFEVRGLETPPLKGADVGVIFECEKGYAVMTSYDRSAAFDLDGKMIKEFSGGGDHFGNFLSAVRSRKHEDLNADILEGHLSSALCHLGNISYRLGEEVSAQEVSSRLSDSKEALDTFARFNEHLEANGVKMADTKVRLGLQLAFDPKSETFTSNDAANAMLTRDYRAPFVVPAAGQV, from the coding sequence ATGACCAAACGTACACGCCGTCGTTTCCTTGAGGAGTCGATGTTGGCCGCGACTGCGGCCCTGGCCGTCGGACCAGGCAGCCAGGTCCTTGCGGCCGACAAGGAAGAGACCGCCAGTTCGAGTCCCAACGAGCGGCTCGCGTGCGCGGTGATCGGCGTCCGCGGCCGCGGTGGCAGTCACGTCAGCGCCCTCGAAGGCCGCGACGGTCGCCCGACCGAAATCACTTACATCTGCGATGCCGATGAAGACGTCGGCAAGAAGGTGTGCCAGAAGATCGGCAAGGTGCAAGGTCGCGAGCCGAAGTTCGTGCGCGACATGCGCGAGGTGTTCGACGACAAGAGCGTCGACATCGTCTCGACCGCCACGCCGAATCACTGGCACGCGCTGTGCAGCATTTGGGCGATGCAGGCGGGCAAAGACGTCTACGTCGAGAAGCCGGTCAGCCACAATGTGAGCGAAGGCCGCCGCATGGTCGAGGCCGCTCGCAAGTACGACCGCATCTGTCAGACGGGCACGCAATGCCGCTCGAACAAGGGGGGGCACGCCCTGATCGACTACATCAAGTCGGAGGAGTTGGGTCCGCTGAAGGTGGCCCGCGGCTTGTGCTACAAGCGTCGCCGCGCGATCGGTGGCCCCGGCGAGTTCACCCCGCCGCCGAGCGTCGACTACAACCTGTGGTGCGGCCCCGCCCCGATGAATCCCCTCACGCGGCCGTCGTTGCATTACGATTGGCACTGGATGTGGGATTACGGCAACGGCGACCTGGGCAACCAGGGCATCCACCAGATGGACATCGCCCGCTGGGGCCTCGGCGCCGATGAACTGTGCCAGGGTGTATTGAGCTACGGCGGTCGCTTCGGCTACACCGATGCCGGCGAGACGGCCAACACCCAGGTCATCATCCACGATTACGGCGACAAGCAACTCGTCTTCGAGGTGCGCGGCCTGGAAACGCCTCCCTTGAAGGGGGCCGATGTCGGCGTGATCTTCGAGTGCGAGAAGGGCTACGCCGTGATGACCAGCTACGATCGCAGTGCCGCCTTCGATCTGGACGGCAAGATGATCAAGGAGTTCAGCGGCGGCGGCGATCACTTCGGCAACTTCCTCTCGGCCGTGCGCAGCCGCAAGCACGAGGATCTCAACGCCGACATTCTCGAAGGCCACCTGTCGAGCGCGCTGTGCCACCTCGGCAACATCAGCTATCGCCTGGGCGAAGAGGTTTCGGCCCAAGAGGTCAGCTCGCGTCTGTCGGACAGCAAGGAAGCGCTCGACACGTTCGCCCGCTTCAACGAGCATCTCGAAGCCAACGGCGTGAAGATGGCCGACACGAAGGTTCGCCTGGGCCTGCAACTGGCTTTCGATCCCAAGAGCGAAACCTTCACCAGCAATGACGCGGCCAACGCCATGCTGACGCGCGACTATCGCGCGCCGTTCGTGGTGCCGGCGGCGGGTCAGGTCTAG
- a CDS encoding RNA pseudouridine synthase — MNDAPTTIEILYEAGPCLAVAKPAGLLTQAPPGIDSLETRIKAFYKHRESKQGKVYLGVPHRLDRPASGAMVFARHVRAARRLSEQFEARTVRKTYWALVGGVGLPERDTWRDFVRKIPDQPRAEVVAADHADAREAVLHYRVLGASAAWSWLEIELETGRMHQVRLQAASRGWPVLGDALYGSPLPFGVQHTDERLRAIALHARSLAFCHPMTHADVSVTAPLSTDWTTLDARFDAA, encoded by the coding sequence ATGAACGACGCCCCTACCACGATCGAGATTCTCTACGAAGCAGGCCCCTGCCTGGCCGTGGCCAAGCCAGCGGGATTATTGACGCAGGCGCCGCCGGGCATCGACAGTCTCGAGACGCGCATCAAGGCGTTCTACAAGCATCGCGAGTCGAAGCAGGGCAAGGTGTATCTCGGCGTGCCACATCGACTCGATCGGCCCGCCTCGGGGGCGATGGTCTTCGCGCGGCACGTGCGCGCCGCGCGGCGGCTTTCGGAACAGTTCGAGGCACGCACGGTTCGCAAGACCTACTGGGCCCTCGTCGGCGGCGTGGGCCTCCCCGAGCGCGATACCTGGCGCGACTTCGTCCGTAAGATTCCGGACCAGCCGCGCGCGGAAGTGGTCGCGGCCGATCACGCCGACGCCCGCGAGGCCGTGCTGCACTATCGCGTCCTCGGCGCGTCTGCGGCCTGGAGTTGGCTCGAGATCGAACTCGAAACGGGACGCATGCACCAGGTGCGCTTGCAGGCGGCGTCGCGCGGTTGGCCCGTGCTGGGCGATGCCTTGTACGGATCGCCGCTTCCTTTCGGCGTTCAGCATACGGACGAACGCCTGCGTGCCATTGCCCTGCACGCGCGCAGTCTCGCGTTTTGCCATCCGATGACGCACGCCGATGTCTCGGTCACCGCGCCGCTTTCGACCGACTGGACAACGCTCGACGCGCGCTTCGACGCCGCTTGA